A part of Caretta caretta isolate rCarCar2 chromosome 1, rCarCar1.hap1, whole genome shotgun sequence genomic DNA contains:
- the RPL31 gene encoding large ribosomal subunit protein eL31, with product MAPAKKGGEKKKGRSAINEVVTREYTINIHKRIHGVGFKKRAPRALKEIRKFAMKEMGTPDVRIDTRLNKAVWAKGIRNVPYRIRVRLSRKRNEDEDSPNKLYTLVTYVPVTTFKSLQTVNVDEN from the exons ATGGCTCCAGCAAAGAAAGGTGGAGAAAAGAAGAAGGGGAGATCTGCCATCAATGAGGTGGTGACTAGGGAATATACCATCAACATTCACAAACGGATCCATGGAGT GGGATTCAAGAAACGTGCCCCCCGTGCTCTCAAGGAGATCCGTAAATTTGCAATGAAGGAGATGGGTACTCCTGATGTACGCATTGACACCAGATTGAACAAAGCGGTCTGGGCCAAAGGGATAAG GAATGTTCCCTACCGCATCCGTGTACGTTTATCCAGAAAACGCAATGAGGATGAAGATTCACCCAACAAACTCTACACGCTGGTTACCTATGTACCAGTCACCACTTTCAAAA gtctACAGACAGTCAATGTAGATGAAAACTAA